Proteins encoded in a region of the Labeo rohita strain BAU-BD-2019 chromosome 22, IGBB_LRoh.1.0, whole genome shotgun sequence genome:
- the LOC127153465 gene encoding sarcalumenin: protein MRLFLPVCCLLPLLALATADAVESETEPLVPFKLKSEGELFNCCDGTEDISQSSSNDTPAPNRPVCQPCGTGAHIDTTAEDVSSNEDEEEEEVVSEEKSEGLSQEETSSEEEEGAQEEDSDVESDESNEVVEEEVDMKEEEDSGVEGVEEEDSQADEEVVEDEVVLQTEDEAGEEEELSQTEEEVVEEEEVLQIQDEASEEEQVEEATEQEAEEEEEGAPEVAKEEQSVEEPEIVETEELVGDVVEEVVELAQEVPTPEQIMVQEDVPAEEATVEEVSDDVPATKASTKVKKTTPSGPATRNRSHIEETLRLATAEPSREFVNALKKLQHVYNSAIKPMDRAYKYNELRQHEVSDAEITSKPMVLFLGPWSVGKSSMINYLLGLDDSSQQLYTGAEPTTSEYTVLMHGEKFRTIEGIVMAADSSRSFSPLEKFGQGFLEKLVGIEMPHKLLERVTFVDTPGIIENRKQQERGYPYSEVCQWFIDRADLIFLVFDPTKLDVGLELEMLFRQMKGRESQIRIILNKADSITTQDLMRVYGALFWSMAPLINVTEPPRVYVSSFWPQDYAVDTNRDLFKREEISLLEDLNQVIENRLENKIAFIRQHAIRVRIHALLVDRYLQTYYEKLGWFSDPHEVFSDIVSDPDKFYIFKSILAKTNVSKFDLPDPDAYRDFFGVNPPSGFKLLSSYCSWSGGCLLEKIEKAITDDLPALISSLAERREAKAEAAAETKEKPQEKPKNPWRRQQ, encoded by the exons ATGAGGCTTTTCCTCCCCGTCTGCTGCCTGCTGCCTCTACTGGCTCTTGCCACTGCAG ATGCAGTGGAGTCTGAGACTGAACCTCTTGTGCCGTTCAAACTGAAGTCTGAAGGCGAGCTCTTCAACTGCTGTGATGGCACAGAGGATATAAGCCAGAGCTCCTCCAATGACACTCCTGCCCCGAACAGACCTGTGTGTCAACCATGCGGCACAGGTGCACATATTGACACCACGGCAGAAGATGTCAGCTCTAACGAGGacgaagaggaggaggaagttGTTTCAGAAGAGAAATCTGAAGGGTTGAGTCAAGAAGAGACCTCTTCTGAAGAAGAGGAGGGGGCACAGGAAGAGGATTCAGATGTTGAGTCAGACGAATCTAATGAAGTGGTGGAGGAGGAAGTTGACATGAAGGAGGAAGAAGACAGTGGTGTAGAGGGAGTGGAAGAGGAAGATTCTCAGGCCGATGAGGAGGTGGTTGAGGACGAGGTGGTTCTTCAAACTGAAGATGAAGCAGGTGAAGAAGAGGAACTTTCTCAGACTGAAGAGGAGGTAGTTGAGGAAGAGGAGGTTCTTCAGATCCAAGATGAGGCAAGTGAGGAAGAGCAAGTGGAAGAGGCAACAGAGCAAGAAGCtgaagaagaggaggaaggAGCTCCTGAGGTTGCCAAAGAAGAGCAATCTGTAGAGGAACCAGAAATCGTGGAAACTGAGGAACTAGTTGGAGATGTTGTTGAGGAGGTTGTTGAATTAGCCCAAGAGGTACCAACTCCAGAACAAATTATGGTTCAAGAAGATGTTCCTGCTGAAGAAGCAACAGTGGAAGAAGTGTCAGATGATGTACCAGCAACCAAAGCATCTACGAAAG TGAAGAAAACAACCCCCTCAGGTCCTGCCACAAGAAATCGGTCTCACATTGAAGAAACGCTGCGTCTGGCAACAGCTGAACCTTCACGGGAATTTGTCA ATGCTCTGAAGAAGCTGCAGCACGTCTACAACAGTGCAATTAAACCCATGGACAGGGCCTACAAATACAATGAGCTCAGGCAGCACGAAGTTTCAG ATGCAGAGATCACCTCTAAGCCCATGGTGCTGTTCTTGGGTCCTTGGAGTGTTGGCAAGTCTTCCATGATCAATTATCTTCTGGGTCTTGATGACTCTTCACAACAGCTTTACACGG GGGCTGAGCCCACAACCTCAGAATACACTGTATTGATGCATGGTGAAAAGTTTCGCACCATTGAGGGCATTGTCATGGCTGCAGACAGTTCCCGCTCTTTCTCACCACTGGAAAAGTTTGGTCAGGGGTTCCTGGAGAAGCTGGTGGGAATTGAGATGCCACACAAACTCCTGGAGCGCGTCACCTTTGTGGACACACCTGGAATCATTGAGAACCGCAAACAACAAGAGAGAG GCTACCCCTACAGTGAAGTGTGCCAATGGTTTATCGACCGCGCTGATCTCATCTTCCTGGTGTTTGACCCAACCAAACTGGACGTCGGATTAGAACTAGAAATGCTGTTCAGACAGATGAAGGGACGCGAGTCTCAGATCCGTATCATCCTTAACAAGGCTGACAGCATAACAACCCAAGACCTAATGCGCGTGTACGGCGCCCTCTTCTGGAGCATGGCACCTCTGATTAATGTGACAGAGCCACCACGTGTCTACGTGAGCTCATTTTGGCCGCAGGATTACGCTGTTGACACCAACAGAGACCTTTTTAAACGTGAGGAGATCTCTCTGCTGGAGGACCTAAATCAAGTCATCGAGAACCGGCTGGAAAACAAAATCGCCTTTATTCGGCAGCACGCCATCCGTGTGCGCATCCACGCCCTCTTGGTCGACCGCTACCTCCAGACGTATTATGAGAAGCTGGGCTGGTTCAGTGACCCACATGAGGTTTTCAGTGACATTGTCAGTGACCCTGACAAGTTCTACATCTTCAAGTCCATTCTGGCCAAGACCAATGTGAGTAAGTTTGACTTGCCAGACCCAGACGCGTACCGGGACTTCTTTGGAGTCAATCCTCCCAGCGGCTTCAAGCTCCTCTCCTCGTACTGCAGCTGGTCAGGCGGATGCCTGCTGGAGAAGATCGAGAAGGCCATCACAGATGACCTGCCGGCTTTGATCAGCAGTCTGGCAGAGAGACGGGAAGCCAAAGCAGAGGCGGCTGCAGAAACCAAGGAGAAACCCCAGGAGAAACCCAAAAACCCTTGGAGGAGACAGCAATAG